A part of Chloroflexota bacterium genomic DNA contains:
- a CDS encoding FAD-binding protein — MNEMKPISIIVGGGSKQIPLTKVHTLVLGSGAAGLNSAAQLKINGLEDVLILSEGLQMGTSINTGSDKQTYYKLSMSGDEADSPADMAKTYFANGAMHGDLALVESSLSPRGFLNLVNLGMPFPRDEYGQFIGYKTDHDPRQRATSIGPYTSREMCRVLISQVQSLGIPIREKRTAIQLVTLGDESKRVCGLLAVNQQGEFEAYLFENLVFAVGGPGGLYQSSVYPKVHNGAIGLALMAGAEAVNLPESQYGMASTAFRWNVSGTYMQVIPRVISRAADGISDEQEFLRSYFDSVGEMNGMVFLKGYQWPFDARKVMGGSSIVDILIYIETVINQRRVYLDFRSNPKDFSFDTLPEEARVYLEKSGADQDTPIDRLAKMNPAAIELYKDHNIDLWTEALEIGVCAQHNNGGLAGNIWYESTNIHHLFPVGEVNGSHGVARPGGSALNAGQVAGFRVSEFIANRYQGWSLAEAQGEAAIEQALNVAAAWLSISEESSIDWKIDLNEFRNRMTKYGAIIRDKDGIEKAVAEARQHVQSIMERGCHFERRQDIKHAFQVRQLSFAHLVYLDAIQHQIKAGVGSRGSSIVMESGGKQVHPKLSDKWSIAAEDATFRGKVLQTWADLHGENHHKWEDCRPIPSTDAWFETSWARYRDGAIYDQE, encoded by the coding sequence ATGAATGAGATGAAGCCAATTTCCATCATAGTGGGTGGTGGAAGCAAGCAAATACCTCTCACCAAGGTGCATACTCTGGTGTTGGGCAGCGGCGCAGCCGGCTTGAATTCTGCCGCTCAGCTGAAAATCAATGGTTTAGAGGATGTTTTGATTCTATCTGAAGGCTTGCAGATGGGGACCTCAATCAATACCGGCAGCGATAAGCAGACTTATTACAAGTTGTCCATGTCTGGTGATGAAGCGGATTCGCCGGCAGATATGGCAAAAACATACTTTGCCAATGGCGCTATGCATGGTGATTTAGCGTTGGTAGAATCCAGCCTTTCTCCCCGTGGTTTCTTGAACCTGGTTAACCTTGGCATGCCCTTTCCAAGGGATGAATATGGTCAGTTTATAGGTTATAAGACAGACCATGACCCCAGACAACGGGCAACCTCAATTGGTCCCTATACCTCTCGAGAGATGTGCAGGGTATTGATCTCACAGGTTCAATCTCTGGGAATCCCAATCCGTGAGAAGCGAACGGCAATCCAGCTGGTCACCCTCGGTGATGAGAGTAAGCGAGTCTGCGGCTTGTTGGCTGTTAACCAACAGGGTGAGTTTGAAGCCTATTTGTTTGAAAATCTTGTTTTTGCTGTTGGTGGACCTGGTGGGTTGTATCAATCCAGCGTGTATCCCAAGGTGCACAATGGCGCAATAGGTCTGGCCTTGATGGCTGGTGCAGAGGCTGTTAATCTGCCGGAGTCTCAGTATGGAATGGCTTCCACAGCATTCCGCTGGAATGTCTCAGGGACTTATATGCAGGTTATCCCCCGGGTGATAAGCCGTGCCGCGGATGGGATTTCTGATGAACAGGAATTCTTAAGATCGTATTTCGATTCAGTTGGTGAGATGAACGGGATGGTCTTCCTGAAGGGTTATCAGTGGCCGTTTGATGCCCGCAAGGTGATGGGTGGTTCTTCAATTGTGGATATCCTGATATACATTGAAACGGTCATTAACCAGCGTAGGGTCTATCTCGATTTCCGTTCGAATCCGAAAGATTTTTCATTTGATACCTTGCCTGAGGAAGCGCGGGTCTATCTTGAAAAATCAGGCGCAGATCAGGATACGCCAATTGATCGATTGGCAAAGATGAATCCGGCCGCTATTGAATTATACAAGGATCATAATATTGACCTTTGGACTGAAGCTCTCGAGATCGGCGTTTGTGCCCAGCACAATAACGGCGGACTTGCGGGGAATATCTGGTACGAATCGACCAATATCCATCACTTGTTCCCGGTTGGAGAGGTGAATGGATCCCATGGGGTGGCTCGTCCTGGAGGTTCAGCACTGAATGCTGGCCAGGTAGCCGGTTTCAGGGTGTCCGAATTTATTGCAAACCGATACCAGGGTTGGAGCCTGGCGGAAGCGCAAGGTGAAGCTGCTATAGAGCAGGCTTTGAATGTAGCAGCCGCTTGGCTTTCAATCAGTGAAGAATCATCAATCGATTGGAAAATCGATCTTAATGAGTTCCGTAATCGGATGACAAAATACGGCGCGATTATCCGTGATAAGGATGGGATTGAAAAAGCTGTGGCAGAAGCCCGCCAACACGTCCAATCCATCATGGAACGGGGCTGTCATTTTGAACGACGTCAGGATATTAAACACGCGTTCCAGGTCAGGCAACTTAGTTTTGCCCACCTGGTCTATCTGGATGCGATACAACATCAAATCAAAGCAGGTGTGGGCAGCCGTGGCTCTTCTATCGTGATGGAGTCCGGGGGAAAACAGGTGCATCCTAAATTGTCAGATAAATGGAGCATTGCAGCTGAAGATGCCACTTTTAGGGGAAAGGTTTTGCAGACCTGGGCTGACCTTCATGGTGAGAATCACCATAAATGGGAAGACTGTCGCCCAATCCCCTCAACAGATGCCTGGTTTGAAACCAGTTGGGCCCGTTATCGTGATGGGGCCATTTATGATCAGGAATAA
- a CDS encoding 3-ketoacyl-ACP reductase: MDKKVAIVTGASRGIGQGIAYQLAKVGWQVAINDISSVEKQAGTLEMVRDAGSDGITIQGDITKAADREFLNQTVLDTYGRIDMLVNNAGIGPRVRMDMMEMSEESMREVLEVNIYGTFFLSQLTAKNMMKLIEAGTMQSGKIVNISSISAYTSSTSRAEYCISKAAVSMMTKLYADRLAEEGINVYEIRPGIIKTPLTEIVSDKYDKLIAEGVTPIKRWGYPEDIGLAIAAIASGYFPFSTGQVFNIDGGFHIQRL, translated from the coding sequence ATGGATAAGAAAGTTGCAATTGTAACTGGTGCAAGTCGTGGAATTGGTCAGGGTATTGCTTATCAACTGGCAAAAGTGGGCTGGCAGGTCGCTATCAATGACATCAGTTCAGTCGAAAAACAAGCAGGCACTCTGGAAATGGTGCGTGATGCGGGATCTGACGGAATTACCATTCAAGGAGATATCACAAAGGCTGCTGACCGGGAATTTTTGAACCAGACTGTGTTGGACACCTATGGTCGGATTGATATGCTGGTCAATAACGCCGGTATCGGACCTCGGGTGCGGATGGATATGATGGAAATGTCGGAAGAATCAATGAGGGAGGTCCTCGAAGTCAACATTTATGGGACGTTCTTCCTGAGTCAGCTTACGGCAAAGAACATGATGAAATTAATTGAAGCTGGAACGATGCAAAGCGGAAAGATCGTGAATATTAGTTCCATCAGTGCTTATACCTCCAGCACTTCTCGAGCGGAATATTGTATTTCAAAAGCTGCAGTATCAATGATGACTAAACTGTATGCTGACAGGCTGGCTGAAGAAGGGATCAACGTTTACGAAATTCGCCCCGGGATCATCAAAACCCCACTGACGGAGATCGTCAGTGATAAATACGATAAGTTAATTGCAGAAGGTGTGACCCCGATCAAACGCTGGGGCTATCCGGAAGATATTGGGCTGGCTATTGCTGCCATTGCCTCAGGTTATTTTCCTTTCTCTACCGGGCAGGTATTTAATATTGATGGCGGTTTCCATATTCAGCGCCTTTAG